The Falco biarmicus isolate bFalBia1 chromosome 20, bFalBia1.pri, whole genome shotgun sequence DNA window CCCACGAAGAACACGCCGGAGCAAACGGCTTCGAGGACGGGGCCACAACGGCTCAGCGCCGGCCGCTGAACGTggggccggccccggggcgggtcgcgcccccgccccgggtaaccacccaccccccccgccgTGCGGACGTTGCCCCGGGGCGCGGGACGTACCGTGGcccggctgcggggggctgtggctgtgccggGCCGGGGCGctccgggcggcggcggccgccagCACGGCGGGGCGGCAGAGGAGCGTCCTCCCGAGGAAAGCTGCGGAGAGAACGGGGGCGAGGCGtcagggccgggccgggccgggcggcagggcgcggggccggcgggcacTCACCCATCCGGGCGCCAcggggccctgccagccccgccCGCAGCAGCACCGGCGCCGCCATGTCCCCAGACAGCCCAAGGGCACTGCGCACCGGAACCGGAAGTCGGTGTCGCCGAAGCTCTTCCGCTTCCGGgcgcgggagcggcggcggccaGGTCTCTCCGGCCCAGCTGCGGGAGCTGGCGGGGAACCGCGGCCCTTAGGCCGGGTCGAGTCGCGCCTGCGACCTCCGGGCCACCCCCGACCCAGCAGTGGCCGCGCAAAAGCAGCTCAGGACAGCGGGAGCGCTCGGTCGTACCTGGGCGCCTCGCCTGTGCCTTCGCTAAGGCAGAATCACCGTGCGAGGCAGCTGCACAAAGTAACCCCCTGCTTGAGCATTTCCCGTGATGCACGTAAAGCGGCGCGTCGTTACCGCATGCCTGACCAGCTGAGAAGTGCCTGCGGTAAGGGCAAGCCGCTGAAAGCCGGCtgagcctgcagggctgcttgcGCCCAGTCTTCGGCATCAGGCAGCAGATGAGGGCACGCACAGAGCAATCAGGCAACAAGCGGCTGTTCACTTAAAAGTGAAAACAGGGACAGCAAGCTGGACCTGGGATGAGGCCCTAGGGTCACTGGCTCTGTTCTGGTGTAGACTACAGCCAGAGCTGTACTCGGTCACGGACACAGCGCAGTCACACAGCACTGTATGCTTCCCTGATGTCTACTTTCCAATCCAGCCTCCCTTCGTTCATCTCTTCTACGCCCTCCACAGTCACCTGCTCTGACCAGGCAGAAACACTCGGCGCAGGGAGAACGCAAGGCAGAAACACTCGGCGCAGGGAGAACGCAAGGACCACCCAGACTCCTCAGGGCTGTGCTCTGTCCCCAGGCTTAAGTCCAACAAACAGTGACAAAAGCATAGAATGTTTCTggattcatttattttgttaaaaggCTTGGCTGTTCAACTGCAGGGAGAATGGCCCAGGACCAATTTCTCCAGTAATACACTGGGCAGACCAGAGACAGAACACAACACCCACCAAGGCTTTTCTGTCAGAACAAAGGGTTCCCGCATCCCCCTAGAGAGaatgaaggaaaaggcagaCGTGATGGCCAGCCCGTGCCAGGATTTGGACGGAAGTCTAAAACAAGCAAATGCACTGGTGTCTTGTCTTCATCCTTACGGAAGGAGCCACTGCACCTTCAGCCAGAATAAGGGTATTCCCTCGTGCTCCCCTCTGTGTCCAGCTGACTGCATGCATGCCGCCACACAGGCCTGCTTTTGTTGGACGATGGGAAGAGAGTGCTACTGTAGGGTTAAATCCAGTGACATTTCCTCTGTTATCAGACTTTTTGTGTCTCCCTCTCCTATTGCAAGTCTTGGTCATTGATTTATAACCCAGAAAAGCAATCTGttaaaacttaattaaaaaaaaaaattaaaaaaaaatggtgcaaCCATGTCTGTTTTCCCCCTGCAGACAGCCTATAACATTTTTGTGTATCAGAGGTCAACCTGGTCACAGAAAAAGAATCTGAAGGTGGCAGGACTAGCTGACCTGTGAGATGGGCAACTGCTCCCCTGGTTTTCTGAATGCCAAGTCAATGAAAAGCAAGGGGGCACCTACTGCAGGCTGCCAAGGCTCAGTTTCCCCGCTGTGGGCCGGCGGGATGTATATAAACCACAGTGCTGGAACAAGTTGTACCATGGGGCAGTGTTGAAAGATATAAATACCTGCCTCTGTCCTCTACCTTATTGTTTGAGCTGCAGCCTTGACCCACCCATCAGTCCTCATCTGAGCTATCCTCTGATTTTTCATCAGCGGCCACTTTCCAGTTCTTCCTCTTGTTCCTCTTCTCCGGTACTTCGCTGTGCCTCTCTGACACAGAATCAtgatgtttctttctcttttttggaGGCcgtttctcttttttctcctcagatTCACTGtcctcagagctgctggtggtTGAGCTGCTTGCATGAGAAAAGTCACTCTCCTGTCCAGAAGAAGAGGTAGGTTCCCTGGCAGGCACTTTCCTGGTCTTTTTCTTGCGCTTGTGTTTCCCTTTCCGGGTGCTTGAAGCCTCCTCTTCTGAGCACTCACTCTCTCGGGAAGAATCGGATGACGTTCTCccctgctcctttttctttttctttcgCTTTTTGTGAGATcgttttttctgcttcttcttgtGCGATTTCTTCGGTTTTTTCCGTTTGTGTGACTCACGGGCAGTTTCCTTTCCCAGATGagatttcttcttcccattGATGGCCTTTTGTTCATCTCCTTCTGGCTGGTCACTGTAAAAAGAACACACCGTGACCAAAAGGAAGCAGACAGGCAGCCACATAGCAGTTGtgccttttctgtctcaaaGTTTTAAGCAAGCCCACCAATTCATCTGGCTAGAGCAGGGAAGCAAATGCTTTGGCAGACGTGGTGgctgcatttttgtttcaagtACTTATTAACAGCTTGGGTCCAGACCTtgctaattttttctttgagcCAGAACCAAGGAGAATGTGTATTGAAAGCCACTGAGTGATGAAAACTCACTTATAACAGGTTATTTCAAACCTGTAAGCCTGACAAATACTGTCCTTGATGATTCTGTCAGGTGCCgcttaaaaagaattaattctGTCCAAGatgttattttacagttaaGTCTCCACTCTCCAGGATACTGCGGGAATTTATATTCTCCAAATAcggagaaagacagaaaatagaGGTACACTGTCCATGGAAAGAAGAACCTGGAGCTGGTATCTGGGAGGGTGCCTACTGAGCTGATGTGGAttcagcctgctgctctggctcTATGTTGACCCAGACCTTCCAGATCCATAGCATTTTAGTAACTCAAGCTAAAGCTAAAAAAGATACAATCCCCTCCTACGACTCAGAAAATGGGAAACTACGTTAATGGACtagctttttttcagtgggTATGGTGCTTTACACTCAAGACTGATGTACATTCAAAACTTAAAACTCAGTTTGTAAAATTCCTTGCACAACCTGACAAATTTCTGTCATACAGAGATTCTGGATACATGAGTAAGCCTGCTCCCCTTACCTATCTGTATCAAATTCTTCAGGGTACAACTCTTTGTAGCCACTGTGACCCCATCTGTAAGAAAGCGGAACCACCTATTAGAAACAGACAAGGtgtttaagggaaaaaataaattctggaaAGACAGAACCACGGAGTGAACATGGGCTTAGACAGCAAGGAAGGGCTATCAGAACCTTCCCaacaaaggaagaagcaaaTATGACTGATTCGGTTGGTACTATCTAAACACATCTTACGTTCTCAGCCTCTTCCATTTCTAATTAGGGGAAACTACAACTCAGATTTCTTTAAAGTAACCCTGCAGAGCAATAACTTgaatttcttcagatttttttttcaagttcctTGGGCAAAGTAGTAAACACTAAGCTTAGTTGCTAAGCTTAGGGCtgagcttttgctgcttgctaaCAGATGAACTCAAGTTAGGTGCTCTATGACACTGCAAAAGATTGTGCATGTTAAGAATTCATTCTTAAAATGGGATCAAGCATTATTTTACAGGAGTATGCACCAAAAAGAGAAGCGCACTAACTTTTTGGTACAGGACTCCAAAAAGGTGTTTCGATTACTGTTATAATGACAGAACATGAATTCCCCCACAGACCTGTCTGGCATGTTGGCTTCACATTCATACAGCTTTTTATTCCAGGATCGGGCCCTAAGGAGATCATCTTCGACTAGGTCAAGAAATTGCGAGTTCCTTGTTTTCCAGTCAGCCCTGTGGCCCTCCTCATCAAAGCCATCGCTGCGCATCCgactgctgcagaaagagaaCAGTTGTCCTTCAGCTGTCAGCTCTGATGGAGAAACTTTCTGAGCAAGGGGTTAGTCCAGCGAGAGAGCAAAAATCCAGCAAGCCTTGGATGTCCATCTATGCAAGAAGACCAGCTATCATTTCAACAGTCACCAGTAACAGCTCTCACAAAACCAGCTCAGTAGCTAACACACTGGTTTTCAAAACTTTCTACGGCCCTCAGCACACAGCAGACTCCTTGACAGAGATGCTCACAGTGCAGAATGAGGGGAAGAGGTCACCTTGCCTATCACAGCAAATGCAGTTCTCCTCTAGAACACTCTGCAGGAGCAGACTCACAATAGGCAGCGAGACGTAGGCTAGTGAAGGCAGCaaaggggaaactgaggaagCAGAACTGACTAGAATCGCAGGTACCACAACTAAGACCCCAAATCCACAGAAAGCATCGACAATTCTGAGCGATCTCACATGCCTGTGGCTCTAGTTTTGTTTCTCACTTGAAATGCCGCACTTCCTGAGCCAAGCAGCAGCCATGGACTCAGAAGAAAGGTGTTCTCCCCTGAGATACTAAACCCACTTCCTGCAATATTCACACTTCTGAAAAGTCTTCACGGTAGTAAGCTCCACTCCCACGCCAAACCCCAACCCTCCCCTCAAACCCAGCTTGTTTTCACGTAGCTTG harbors:
- the NKAPD1 gene encoding uncharacterized protein NKAPD1, which gives rise to MSRVPVGKVLLRNVIRHTGAHNKIQEETEMWKIREWEKQTEETYWKRQSRMLSDTSSSRMRSDGFDEEGHRADWKTRNSQFLDLVEDDLLRARSWNKKLYECEANMPDRWGHSGYKELYPEEFDTDSDQPEGDEQKAINGKKKSHLGKETARESHKRKKPKKSHKKKQKKRSHKKRKKKKKEQGRTSSDSSRESECSEEEASSTRKGKHKRKKKTRKVPAREPTSSSGQESDFSHASSSTTSSSEDSESEEKKEKRPPKKRKKHHDSVSERHSEVPEKRNKRKNWKVAADEKSEDSSDED